The proteins below come from a single Sander vitreus isolate 19-12246 chromosome 15, sanVit1, whole genome shotgun sequence genomic window:
- the jmjd8 gene encoding jmjC domain-containing protein 8: MDYNSAVLTTCTQLLLLCFIGLKAAEPSEDGGGWSSNSDFRLEDGLCNIDVLDGSSLSHQQFIERYAYSRPVILRGLTDNTRFRSSCSRSTLLEDYGARRVRLSTANTYSYRKVDVPLQEYVDVLLRPQAADALGSETLYFFGDNNFTEWQSLFEQYESPPYVLPHTSGAYSFGIAGPGTGVPFHWHGPGFSEVIYGRKRWFLYPPDKEPHFHPNRTTLSWLTETYPQLPEDEAPLECTIRPGEVLYFPDRWWHATLNLDTSVFISTFLG; this comes from the exons ATGGACTATAATTCGGCCGTGTTAACTACATGTACACAGCTTCTTCTGCTATGTTTCATCGGACTAAAGGCAGCGGAGCCGTCGGAGGACGGAGGCGGCTG GTCATCAAACTCAGATTTCAGATTAGAAGATGGTCTTTGTAACATTGATGTGTTGGACGGATCTTCACTCTCACATCAGCAGTTCATTGAGAG ATACGCGTACAGCAGACCGGTGATCCTCAGAGGGCTGACCGATAACACG AGGTTCAGGTCGTCGTGCTCCAGGTCCACTTTACTAGAAGACTATGGCGCCCGGAGAGTTCGGCTCAGCACAGCGAACACTTACTCTTACAGGAAAG TGGACGTCCCTCTGCAGGAGTACGTGGACGTCTTACTGAGGCCTCAGGCTGCAGACGCCCTCGGCAGCG AAACGCTGTATTTCTTTGGAGACAACAACTTCACCGAGTGGCAGAGTTTGTTTGAGCAGTACGAGTCTCCACCGTACGTCCTGCCTCACACCAGCGGAGCGTACAGTTTCGGGATCGCAG GTCCTGGAACAGGAGTCCCCTTTCACTGGCACGGCCCCGGCTTCTCCGAAGTCATCTACGGAAGAAAG CGTTGGTTCCTCTACCCGCCTGACAAGGAGCCGCACTTCCACCCGAACCGCACCACCCTGTCCTGGCTGACGGAGACGTACCCCCAGCTGCCGGAGGACGAGGCTCCGCTGGAGTGCACCATCAGACCCGGAGAG GTGCTGTATTTCCCCGACCGCTGGTGGCACGCCACGCTCAACCTGGACACCAGCGTCTTCATCTCCACCTTCCTCGGCTGA
- the LOC144530290 gene encoding E3 ubiquitin-protein ligase CHIP-like isoform X2: protein MPESPEKISSVSAQELKEQGNRLFLNRKYMEAAACYSKAISHSPSVPAYYTNRALCYVKLQQYDKALADCRHALELDSQSVKAHFFMGQCHLEMESYDEAIGNLQKAYNLAKEQRLNFGDDIPSALRIAKKQRWNNMEERRINQESELHAYLTKLILSEKKREVEGCRQKDDDDSRIQHNPNEIHTKHKREIPDFLCGKISFELMREPCITPSGVTYDRKDIEEHLQRVGHFDPVTRSPLTQDQLIPNLAMKEVIDAFILENGWVEDY, encoded by the exons ATGCCAGAAAGCCCGGAGAAAATCTCCTCAGTGTCGGCTCAGGAGCTGAAGGAGCAGGGCAACCGCCTCTTCCTGAACCGCAAGTACATGGAGGCTGCCGCCTGCTACAGCAAAGCCATA AGCCACAGTCCGTCCGTCCCGGCGTACTACACCAACAGAGCGCTGTGCTACGTGAAGTTGCAGCAGTACGACAAAGCTCTGGCAGACTGCCGACACGCGCTGGAGCTCGACAGCCAGTCGGTCAAAGCTCACTTCTTCATGGGTCAGTGCCACCTGGAGATGGAGAGCTATGACGAAGCCATCGGCAACCTGCAGAAAG CCTATAACCTGGCGAAGGAGCAGCGTCTGAACTTTGGGGACGACATCCCCAGCGCTCTGCGGATCGCTAAGAAGCAGCGTTGGAACAacatggaggagaggaggatcaACCAGGAGAGCGAGCTGCACGCCTACCTCACCAAACTCATCCTCTCGGAGAAAAAGAG AGAAGTGGAGGGCTGCAGACAGAAAGACGACGACGACAGCAGAATTCAACACAATCCAAACGAGATTCACACAAAACAT aAGCGAGAGATCCCCGACTTCCTGTGTGGAAAGATCAGCTTTGAGTTGATGAGAGAGCCCTGCATCACTCCCAGCGGAGTCACCTATGACAGGAAAGACATCGAAGAGCACCTGCAG AGAGTCGGCCATTTCGACCCGGTGACGCGCTCTCCTCTGACCCAAGATCAGCTCATCCCAAACCTGGCCATGAAGGAAGTCATcgatgcttttattttggagaATGGATGGGTAGAGGACTACTGA
- the LOC144530290 gene encoding E3 ubiquitin-protein ligase CHIP-like isoform X1 produces the protein MPESPEKISSVSAQELKEQGNRLFLNRKYMEAAACYSKAISHSPSVPAYYTNRALCYVKLQQYDKALADCRHALELDSQSVKAHFFMGQCHLEMESYDEAIGNLQKAYNLAKEQRLNFGDDIPSALRIAKKQRWNNMEERRINQESELHAYLTKLILSEKKREVEGCRQKDDDDSRIQHNPNEIHTKHDKYLSDMEELFCQVDEKRKKREIPDFLCGKISFELMREPCITPSGVTYDRKDIEEHLQRVGHFDPVTRSPLTQDQLIPNLAMKEVIDAFILENGWVEDY, from the exons ATGCCAGAAAGCCCGGAGAAAATCTCCTCAGTGTCGGCTCAGGAGCTGAAGGAGCAGGGCAACCGCCTCTTCCTGAACCGCAAGTACATGGAGGCTGCCGCCTGCTACAGCAAAGCCATA AGCCACAGTCCGTCCGTCCCGGCGTACTACACCAACAGAGCGCTGTGCTACGTGAAGTTGCAGCAGTACGACAAAGCTCTGGCAGACTGCCGACACGCGCTGGAGCTCGACAGCCAGTCGGTCAAAGCTCACTTCTTCATGGGTCAGTGCCACCTGGAGATGGAGAGCTATGACGAAGCCATCGGCAACCTGCAGAAAG CCTATAACCTGGCGAAGGAGCAGCGTCTGAACTTTGGGGACGACATCCCCAGCGCTCTGCGGATCGCTAAGAAGCAGCGTTGGAACAacatggaggagaggaggatcaACCAGGAGAGCGAGCTGCACGCCTACCTCACCAAACTCATCCTCTCGGAGAAAAAGAG AGAAGTGGAGGGCTGCAGACAGAAAGACGACGACGACAGCAGAATTCAACACAATCCAAACGAGATTCACACAAAACAT GACAAGTATCTGTCAGACATGGAGGAGCTGTTCTGTCAAGTGGACGAGAAGAGGAAG aAGCGAGAGATCCCCGACTTCCTGTGTGGAAAGATCAGCTTTGAGTTGATGAGAGAGCCCTGCATCACTCCCAGCGGAGTCACCTATGACAGGAAAGACATCGAAGAGCACCTGCAG AGAGTCGGCCATTTCGACCCGGTGACGCGCTCTCCTCTGACCCAAGATCAGCTCATCCCAAACCTGGCCATGAAGGAAGTCATcgatgcttttattttggagaATGGATGGGTAGAGGACTACTGA